One genomic window of Microtus ochrogaster isolate Prairie Vole_2 chromosome 21, MicOch1.0, whole genome shotgun sequence includes the following:
- the Mfsd14a gene encoding hippocampus abundant transcript 1 protein, protein MTQGKKKKRAANRSIMLAKKIIIKDGGTPQGIGSPSVYHAVIVIFLEFFAWGLLTAPTLVVLHETFPKHTFLMNGLIQGVKGLLSFLSAPLIGALSDVWGRKSFLLLTVFFTCAPIPLMKISPWWYFAVISVSGVFAVTFSVVFAYVADITQEHERSMAYGLVSATFAASLVTSPAIGAYLGRVYGDSLVVVLATAIALLDICFILVAVPESLPEKMRPASWGAPISWEQADPFASLKKVGQDSIVLLICITVFLSYLPEAGQYSSFFLYLRQIMKFSPESVAAFIAVLGILSIIAQTIVLSLLMRSIGNKNTILLGLGFQILQLAWYGFGSEPWMMWAAGAVAAMSSITFPAVSALVSRTADADQQGVVQGMITGIRGLCNGLGPALYGFIFYIFHVELKELPITGSDLGTNTSPQHHFEQNSIIPGPPFLFGACSVLLALLVALFIPEHTNLSLRSSSWRKHCGSHSHPHSTQAPGEAKEPLLQDTNV, encoded by the exons CCTCAAGGAATAGGATCCCCTAGTGTTTATCATGCGGTTATTGTCATCTTTTTGGAGTTTTTCGCTTGGGGACTACTGACAGCACCCACATTGGTG gtattGCATGAAACCTTCCCTAAGCATACATTTCTGATGAATGGCCTAATTCAAGGAGTAAAG GGTTTGTTGTCATTCCTCAGTGCCCCACTTATTGGTGCTCTTTCTGATGTTTGGGGCCGGAAATCCTTCTTGCTGCTAACAGTGTTCTTCACATGTGCCCCCATTCCTCTAATGAAGATCAGCCCCTG GTGGTACTTTGCAGTGATCTCTGTTTCTGGAGTTTTTGCAGTAACATTCTCTGTTGTATTTGCATATGTAGCAGATATAACTCAAGAACATGAACGAAGTATGGCTTATGGTCTG GTTTCAGCAACGTTCGCTGCCAGCTTAGTCACCAGTCCTGCAATTGGAGCTTACCTTGGACGAGTGTATGGGGACAGCTTAGTGGTGGTCCTCGCTACAGCAATAGCTCTGCTAGACATCTGTTTTATCCTGGTGGCTGTGCCAGAGTCGTTGCCTGAGAAGATGCGGCCAGCATCTTGGGGAGCTCCCATTTCCTGGGAACAGGCTGACCCCTTTGCA TCTTTAAAAAAGGTGGGCCAGGATTCCATAGTGCTGCTGATCTGTATCACGGTGTTCCTCTCCTACCTACCGGAGGCAGGCCAGTACTCCAGCTTCTTCCTATACCTCAGACAG ATAATGAAATTTTCCCCAGAAAGTGTTGCAGCCTTTATAGCAGTCCTCGGCATTCTGTCCATTATTGCACAG ACTATAGTCTTGAGTTTACTCATGAGGTCAATTGGAAATAAAAACACCATCTTATTGGGTCTGGGATTTCAAATATTGCAGCTGGCATGGTATGGATTTGGTTCAGAACCTTG GATGATGTGGGCTGCTGGGGCAGTCGCAGCCATGTCTAGCATTACCTTTCCAGCTGTTAGTGCCCTTGTTTCACGAACTGCTGATGCTGATCAACAGG GTGTTGTTCAAGGAATGATAACAGGAATCCGAGGATTGTGCAATGGTCTGGGACCAGCCCTTTATGGATTCATTTTCTACATATTCCATGTGGAACTTAAAGAACTGCCAATCACAGGTTCAGACCTGGGGACGAACACAAGCCCTCAGCACCACTTTGAACAG AATTCCATCATCCCCGGTCCCCCCTTCCTCTTTGGAGCCTGTTCGGTACTGCTGGCTCTGCTCGTTGCCTTGTTTATTCCGGAACATACTAATTTAAGTTTAAGGTCCAGCAGTTGGAGAAAACACTGTGGTAGTCACAGCCATCCTCACAGTACACAAGCGCCAGGAGAGGCCAAAGAACCCTTACTCCAGGACACAAACGTGTGA